A stretch of the Nerophis ophidion isolate RoL-2023_Sa linkage group LG27, RoL_Noph_v1.0, whole genome shotgun sequence genome encodes the following:
- the LOC133544437 gene encoding reticulophagy regulator 2-like isoform X2 — MATPEESRRRPSLTSSSVGLEALFPTGTSAHSCGDENPELERLRERLAGWLWPHEAALLGLQQLLVWERPLYSISAALTLNTLFWLLSSTSLRPLFLLSVSLLGLMLLERWKPKLPIITISHEEVPPIQSESMSGEQRLLSIPELSHHLAESYLTCCLFLHETLQYKRQNHGKFCAMMCSGCFALAGVGHYVPGIMISYIIVLSVLLWPLVVYHELIQRMYTGLEPILMKLDYSMKGDTERRKHDKRKVKKEVEEGDEPRAETESESEEELSFFAPTVDVKTTALAMAITDSELSDEEASILESGGFSVSRATTPQLTDVSEVNSRRGAVRRLRKEERPLPLSVMQQPALTYGADH; from the exons ATGGCGACCCCAGAGGAGTCACGAAGACGCCCCTCGCTCACCTCCTCTTCGGTCGGCCTGGAGGCGCTCTTCCCCACCGGCACGTCGGCGCACTCTTGCGGCGACGAGAACCCGGAGCTCGAGCGACTGCGGGAGCGTCTGGCGGGCTGGTTGTGGCCGCACGAAGCCGCGCTGCTGGGGCTTCAGCAGCTGCTGGTGTGGGAGAGGCCGCTGTACAGCATCTCGGCGGCTCTCACGCTCAACACCTTATTCTG gctCCTGTCATCCACCTCCCTGCGCCCCCTCTTCCTCTTGAGCGTGTCCCTCCTGGGACTGATGCTGCTGGAGAGATGGAAGCCCAAGTTGCCCATCATTACTA TTTCGCATGAAGAGGTGCCCCCCATCCAAAG TGAATCCATGAGCGGGGAGCAGCGTCTGCTCAGCATTCCCGAGCTCAGCCACCACCTGGCAGAAAGCTACCTGACCTGCTGTCTGTTCCTGCATGAGACTCTGCAGTACAAACGTCAAAACCACGGAAAG ttttgtgccaTGATGTGCAGCGGCTGTTTTGCGCTGGCAGGTGTTGGACATTATGTTCCAGGAATCATGATCTCTTATATAATTG TTCTCAGTGTGCTGCTGTGGCCCCTGGTGGTGTACCATGAGCTCATCCAAAGGATGTACACTGGCCTGGAGCCCATCCTGATGAAACTAGACTACAGCATGAAGGGAGATACAGAGCGTCGCAAGCACGACAAGAGGA AGGTGAAGAAGGAGGTGGAGGAGGGGGATGAACCAAGAGCGGAGACGGAGAGCGAAAGTGAGGAGGAGCTCTCCTTCTTTGCTCCAACG GTGGATGTGAAGACCACAGCTCTGGCGATGGCCATCACAGACTCCGAGCTATCCGACGAAGAGGCGTCCATATTGGAGAGCGGCGGCTTCTCCGTTTCCAGGGCCACCACACCCCAACTCACGGATGTCTCTGAAG
- the LOC133544437 gene encoding 5'-AMP-activated protein kinase subunit gamma-1-like isoform X3, with translation MEVSLPTKGGMQKEEADVSVYMDFMKTHCCYHAIPNSCKLVIFDTKLQVQKAFYALVANSLRAAPLWDSKLQKFVGMLTITDFINILHCYYKSPLVQMYELESHKIETWRDVYLKSSPPLLISISPDASLFDAIYSLLKHKIHRLPVIDPQSGNVLHILTHKRILKFLHIFGKKVPKPVFVQRQIQELGIGTFRNIATVHQTATLYDALSIFVDRRVSALPVVDEGGKVVALYSKFDVINLAAQKTYNNLHVTMLEALCRRTCFVEGVIKCYPDETLETVIDRLVTAEVHRLVLVDRGDVVRGIISLSDLLQAMVLTPAGIEALLS, from the exons ATGGAG GTTTCACTCCCAACCAAAGGGGGGATGCAGAAAGAAG AGGCCGACGTCAGCGTCTATATGGATTTCATGAAGACTCACTGCTGCTACCACGCCATTCCAAACAGTTGTAAACTGGTCATTTTTGACACCAAGCTCCAG GTGCAAAAAGCCTTCTATGCGCTGGTGGCCAACAGCTTGAGGGCTGCACCTTTATGGGACAGCAAGTTGCAGAAGTTTGTGG GGATGCTGACTATTACAGATTTCATCAACATCCTTCATTGTTATTACAAGTCTCCTTTG GTGCAGATGTACGAGCTGGAGAGCCACAAGATTGAGACATGGAGAG ATGTGTACTTGAAGTCTTCCCCTCCGCTGCTGATTAGCATTTCTCCAGATGCCAG CCTCTTCGACGCCATCTATTCCTTACTCAAACACAAGATCCACAGACTGCCCGTCATAGATCCGCAGTCGGGGAACGTCCTGCACATTCTGACCCACAAAAGGATCCTTAAGTTCCTCCATATATTT GGGAAAAAGGTTCCCAAGCCTGTGTTCGTTCAGAGGCAGATCCAGGAGCTGGGAATAGGAACTTTCAGGAACATTGCCACTGTCCACCAAACAGCCACACTTTACGACGCACTTTCCATATTTGTGGATCGGCGGGTGTCCGCACTTCCAGTGGTTGATGAAGGAG GCAAAGTGGTGGCACTCTACTCAAAATTCGATGTGATC AATCTGGCGGCCCAGAAGACCTACAACAACCTCCATGTGACCATGCTGGAGGCCCTTTGTCGGCGCACATGTTTCGTGGAGGGCGTGATCAAGTGCTATCCGGATGAAACACTGGAGACCGTCATAGACCGTTTAGTCACAGCTGAG GTCCATCGGCTGGTGCTGGTGGACAGAGGTGACGTGGTGAGAGGCATCATCTCACTGTCTGACCTGCTGCAAGCTATGGTCTTAACCCCGGCAGGTATTGAAGCCCTTTTGTCCTAG
- the LOC133544437 gene encoding 5'-AMP-activated protein kinase subunit gamma-1-like isoform X5, which produces MEKVQKAFYALVANSLRAAPLWDSKLQKFVGMLTITDFINILHCYYKSPLVQMYELESHKIETWRDVYLKSSPPLLISISPDASLFDAIYSLLKHKIHRLPVIDPQSGNVLHILTHKRILKFLHIFGKKVPKPVFVQRQIQELGIGTFRNIATVHQTATLYDALSIFVDRRVSALPVVDEGGKVVALYSKFDVINLAAQKTYNNLHVTMLEALCRRTCFVEGVIKCYPDETLETVIDRLVTAEVHRLVLVDRGDVVRGIISLSDLLQAMVLTPAGIEALLS; this is translated from the exons ATGGAAAAGGTGCAAAAAGCCTTCTATGCGCTGGTGGCCAACAGCTTGAGGGCTGCACCTTTATGGGACAGCAAGTTGCAGAAGTTTGTGG GGATGCTGACTATTACAGATTTCATCAACATCCTTCATTGTTATTACAAGTCTCCTTTG GTGCAGATGTACGAGCTGGAGAGCCACAAGATTGAGACATGGAGAG ATGTGTACTTGAAGTCTTCCCCTCCGCTGCTGATTAGCATTTCTCCAGATGCCAG CCTCTTCGACGCCATCTATTCCTTACTCAAACACAAGATCCACAGACTGCCCGTCATAGATCCGCAGTCGGGGAACGTCCTGCACATTCTGACCCACAAAAGGATCCTTAAGTTCCTCCATATATTT GGGAAAAAGGTTCCCAAGCCTGTGTTCGTTCAGAGGCAGATCCAGGAGCTGGGAATAGGAACTTTCAGGAACATTGCCACTGTCCACCAAACAGCCACACTTTACGACGCACTTTCCATATTTGTGGATCGGCGGGTGTCCGCACTTCCAGTGGTTGATGAAGGAG GCAAAGTGGTGGCACTCTACTCAAAATTCGATGTGATC AATCTGGCGGCCCAGAAGACCTACAACAACCTCCATGTGACCATGCTGGAGGCCCTTTGTCGGCGCACATGTTTCGTGGAGGGCGTGATCAAGTGCTATCCGGATGAAACACTGGAGACCGTCATAGACCGTTTAGTCACAGCTGAG GTCCATCGGCTGGTGCTGGTGGACAGAGGTGACGTGGTGAGAGGCATCATCTCACTGTCTGACCTGCTGCAAGCTATGGTCTTAACCCCGGCAGGTATTGAAGCCCTTTTGTCCTAG
- the LOC133544437 gene encoding 5'-AMP-activated protein kinase subunit gamma-1-like isoform X4: MGLGLFGLHVSPVVLQVSLPTKGGMQKEEADVSVYMDFMKTHCCYHAIPNSCKLVIFDTKLQVQKAFYALVANSLRAAPLWDSKLQKFVGMLTITDFINILHCYYKSPLVQMYELESHKIETWRDVYLKSSPPLLISISPDARQIQELGIGTFRNIATVHQTATLYDALSIFVDRRVSALPVVDEGGKVVALYSKFDVINLAAQKTYNNLHVTMLEALCRRTCFVEGVIKCYPDETLETVIDRLVTAEVHRLVLVDRGDVVRGIISLSDLLQAMVLTPAGIEALLS; this comes from the exons ATGGGATTGGGATTGTTTGGACTCCATGTCTCACCTGTTGTGCTGCAGGTTTCACTCCCAACCAAAGGGGGGATGCAGAAAGAAG AGGCCGACGTCAGCGTCTATATGGATTTCATGAAGACTCACTGCTGCTACCACGCCATTCCAAACAGTTGTAAACTGGTCATTTTTGACACCAAGCTCCAG GTGCAAAAAGCCTTCTATGCGCTGGTGGCCAACAGCTTGAGGGCTGCACCTTTATGGGACAGCAAGTTGCAGAAGTTTGTGG GGATGCTGACTATTACAGATTTCATCAACATCCTTCATTGTTATTACAAGTCTCCTTTG GTGCAGATGTACGAGCTGGAGAGCCACAAGATTGAGACATGGAGAG ATGTGTACTTGAAGTCTTCCCCTCCGCTGCTGATTAGCATTTCTCCAGATGCCAG GCAGATCCAGGAGCTGGGAATAGGAACTTTCAGGAACATTGCCACTGTCCACCAAACAGCCACACTTTACGACGCACTTTCCATATTTGTGGATCGGCGGGTGTCCGCACTTCCAGTGGTTGATGAAGGAG GCAAAGTGGTGGCACTCTACTCAAAATTCGATGTGATC AATCTGGCGGCCCAGAAGACCTACAACAACCTCCATGTGACCATGCTGGAGGCCCTTTGTCGGCGCACATGTTTCGTGGAGGGCGTGATCAAGTGCTATCCGGATGAAACACTGGAGACCGTCATAGACCGTTTAGTCACAGCTGAG GTCCATCGGCTGGTGCTGGTGGACAGAGGTGACGTGGTGAGAGGCATCATCTCACTGTCTGACCTGCTGCAAGCTATGGTCTTAACCCCGGCAGGTATTGAAGCCCTTTTGTCCTAG
- the LOC133544437 gene encoding 5'-AMP-activated protein kinase subunit gamma-1-like isoform X6, whose translation MGQQVAEVCGNVPSPLPGMLTITDFINILHCYYKSPLVQMYELESHKIETWRDVYLKSSPPLLISISPDASLFDAIYSLLKHKIHRLPVIDPQSGNVLHILTHKRILKFLHIFGKKVPKPVFVQRQIQELGIGTFRNIATVHQTATLYDALSIFVDRRVSALPVVDEGGKVVALYSKFDVINLAAQKTYNNLHVTMLEALCRRTCFVEGVIKCYPDETLETVIDRLVTAEVHRLVLVDRGDVVRGIISLSDLLQAMVLTPAGIEALLS comes from the exons ATGGGACAGCAAGTTGCAGAAGTTTGTGG AAATGTGCCCTCTCCACTTCCAGGGATGCTGACTATTACAGATTTCATCAACATCCTTCATTGTTATTACAAGTCTCCTTTG GTGCAGATGTACGAGCTGGAGAGCCACAAGATTGAGACATGGAGAG ATGTGTACTTGAAGTCTTCCCCTCCGCTGCTGATTAGCATTTCTCCAGATGCCAG CCTCTTCGACGCCATCTATTCCTTACTCAAACACAAGATCCACAGACTGCCCGTCATAGATCCGCAGTCGGGGAACGTCCTGCACATTCTGACCCACAAAAGGATCCTTAAGTTCCTCCATATATTT GGGAAAAAGGTTCCCAAGCCTGTGTTCGTTCAGAGGCAGATCCAGGAGCTGGGAATAGGAACTTTCAGGAACATTGCCACTGTCCACCAAACAGCCACACTTTACGACGCACTTTCCATATTTGTGGATCGGCGGGTGTCCGCACTTCCAGTGGTTGATGAAGGAG GCAAAGTGGTGGCACTCTACTCAAAATTCGATGTGATC AATCTGGCGGCCCAGAAGACCTACAACAACCTCCATGTGACCATGCTGGAGGCCCTTTGTCGGCGCACATGTTTCGTGGAGGGCGTGATCAAGTGCTATCCGGATGAAACACTGGAGACCGTCATAGACCGTTTAGTCACAGCTGAG GTCCATCGGCTGGTGCTGGTGGACAGAGGTGACGTGGTGAGAGGCATCATCTCACTGTCTGACCTGCTGCAAGCTATGGTCTTAACCCCGGCAGGTATTGAAGCCCTTTTGTCCTAG
- the cnppd1 gene encoding protein CNPPD1, with protein sequence MDFNSLFNDTAIQFSDFHEFTFLPGHQKLSERLRKRLYYGLDQDVSLEVLSSPVTDIAVEIFQKNAPSPIRKLHKKYAAHVAREACISPCAMMLALVYIERLRHRNPEYLQKISSSDLFLISMMVASKYLYDEGEEEEVFNDEWGTAGKLDVNTVNKLEMNFLNAIEWSLFTESKDFFDALSQLETSIAERQGMKRGWFTYTDLCVLLEQSTWNQTLTAIYQHFTKVSCMLGFLYLTSVAGLIGSSTVLHHLSHFPSGHTLLPRPTNVSPAHFGSTEAPAALHHLPCCTPTNESLNGHTKVLGVSPDSVQTTSKTSILYLWSSLLTSVGSTCPERESDSTASTFCGGCHSTLPQPECLLRNGSNVFTHHASWLTSIFLEGANSNLAMFPPVQLELCPPQLLLPVDKTQALLMPG encoded by the exons ATGGATTTCAACTCTTTATTCAACGACACAGCTATCCAGTTTTCGGACTTCCACGAGTTCACG TTTCTTCCTGGACACCAGAAGTTGTCTGAGCGATTGAGAAAGCGACTGTATTATGGCCTGGATCAAGATGTGTCCCTTGAAGTTCTCTCCTCCCCGGTGACGG ATATAGCTGTTGAAATCTTCCAGAAAAATGCCCCGAGCCCAATACGGAAACTACACAAGAAGTATGCTGCGCATGTGGCCAG GGAGGCTTGCATTTCACCATGTGCCATGATGCTGGCTCTGGTTTACATCGAAAGGCTCCGTCACAGAAACCCTGAATACCTGCAAAAGATTTCCTCTTCTGACCTCTTCCTAATCTCCATG ATGGTTGCCAGCAAGTATTTGTATGACGAAGGGGAGGAAGAAGAGGTTTTCAATGACGAGTGGGGAACAGCTGGGAAACTGGACGTTAATACGGTCAACAAGCTGGAGATGAATTTCCTGAACGCCATT GAGTGGAGTCTCTTCACAGAGTCAAAAGACTTCTTCGATGCCCTGAGCCAACTAGAGACCAG CATTGCAGAGCGTCAGGGCATGAAGCGAGGCTGGTTTACCTACACTGACCTATGTGTGTTACTTGAGCAATCAACATGGAACCAAACACTTACAGCAATCTACCAGCACTTTACCAAG GTCTCCTGTATGCTTGGATTTTTGTACCTGACGAGTGTGGCTGGCCTCATTGGCAGCAGCACCGTGCTGCACCACCTCTCTCACTTTCCAAGCGGCCACACTCTATTGCCACGCCCCACAAACGTCTCCCCGGCACACTTTGGCAGCACAGAAGCTCCTGCCGCACTCCACCACCTCCCCTGTTGCACTCCAACCAACGAGAGTCTGAACGGTCACACCAAAGTGCTTGGAGTGAGTCCAGATTCTGTCCAGACCACCTCAAAGACATCCATCTTGTATCTCTGGAGCTCACTGCTCACCTCTGTGGGCTCCACTTGTCCAGAAAGAGAGTCGGATTCCACAGCTTCCACTTTTTGTGGTGGCTGTCATAGCACCCTTCCTCAACCCGAGTGTTTGCTGAGGAACGGCTCCAACGTGTTCACTCATCATGCATCATGGCTGACCTCTATCTTCCTTGAAGGCGCTAACTCCAACCTAGCAATGTTTCCACCTGTGCAGCTGGAACTTTGTCCTCCACAATTGTTGTTACCTGTAGACAAGACCCAAGCGCTCCTCATGCCCGGTTAG